A part of Podarcis muralis chromosome 13, rPodMur119.hap1.1, whole genome shotgun sequence genomic DNA contains:
- the RAB5C gene encoding ras-related protein Rab-5C, giving the protein MAGRGGAARPNGPAAGNKICQFKLVLLGESAVGKSSLVLRFVKGQFHEYQESTIGAAFLTQTICLDDTTVKFEIWDTAGQERYHSLAPMYYRGAQAAIVVYDITNMDTFVRAKNWVKELQRQASSNIVISLAGNKADLASKRAVDFQEAQSYADDNSLLFMETSAKTAMNVNETFMAIAKKLPKNEPQCPTGTAGRNRGVDLQESSQPSKGPCCN; this is encoded by the exons ATGGCAGGGCGCGGTGGAGCTGCACGGCCAAATGGGCCAGCAGCCGGGAACAAGATCTGTCAGTTCAAATTGGTTCTTCTGGGCGAGTCAGCTGTTGGGAAGTCCAGCCTGGTCTTGCGCTTCGTGAAAGGACAGTTCCATGAGTACCAGGAGAGCACAATTGGAG CGGCTTTCCTCACACAGACCATTTGCCTAGATGACACAACGGTCAAGTTTGAGATTTGGGATACAGCTGGGCAGGAGCGCTACCACAGTCTGGCACCCATGTATTACCGGGGTGCCCAAGCGGCCATTGTTGTCTATGACATCACCAACATG GACACCTTTGTACGAGCCAAGAACTGGGTGAAGGAACTGCAGCGGCAAGCCAGCTCTAACATAGTCATTTCCCTGGCAGGGAACAAGGCTGACTTGGCCAGCAAGCGAGCTGTTGATTTCCAG GAAGCCCAGTCCTATGCAGATGACAACAGCTTGCTGTTTATGGAGACATCCGCAAAGACGGCAATGAATGTGAACGAGACCTTCATGGCGATAG CCAAGAAGCTCCCCAAAAACGAACCGCAGTGCCCAACGGGAACAGCAGGCAGGAACCGAGGTGTCGACCTCCAGGAGAGTAGCCAACCCAGCAAGGGGCCGTGTTGCAACTGA